A single genomic interval of Sulfuricella sp. harbors:
- a CDS encoding GTP-binding protein — MAKGKFERTKPHVNVGTIGHVDHGKTTLTAAITTILSKKFGG; from the coding sequence ATGGCAAAAGGCAAGTTTGAACGTACCAAACCGCACGTAAACGTGGGCACGATTGGTCACGTGGATCATGGCAAGACGACTTTGACGGCGGCGATCACAACGATATTGTCGAAGAAATTTGGTGGA